In the genome of Anabaena cylindrica PCC 7122, the window TACACTCATATCTCCTGTTAAAACGTTCCAAAACTGGGGAAATTCATCCAAGCTGGTAATTCGCAGAAAGTGACCAATTTTGGTAATCCGGGGGTCTTGTTTGAGCTTAAAAGTGCTGTCAAATTCCTGGCGCAACTCTGGGGATGTTTCCATGATTTGGACGAGGATTTCGTCGGCATTCCTCACCATAGTACGGAATTTAATACATTTGAAGCGGCGATAGTTCTTGCCAACCCGTTCCTGAACATAAAAAATTGGGCCTTTTGAACTGACAGCAATCAGTAAAGCCAAAATTATGTATATGGGGAAAAACAAAATCAAAATCGATAGCGAAAATGCAATATCGAACAGTCGTTTGGCAAACTCTCCGTTTAAACCCTGAAAAGCGAAACCTCTAGGTTTTACCTTGGGGGGTTTAGCTTTTTGACCACGTTTTGCTAAAGTATGCATCGAGGCACTAGCATCTTTACGTGGGTAACGCTTGCCGGAGAGGAGTGAGCTCTGGGCAGTCATCATACTCCTTAATAATCCACACCACACATAATCCCGATCTTAAAGCTAAAAGGCAGTGATTCTGGGGTGATATTCCCAAAAACCTACAAAAAAATACAATAACCTTGACCATTATTTGGGGAACGGTCTTTTTTCTTGACACTGATTGAGAAAACCTAGATATCTATCGGCAAAAACCTGTTGAGAAAACTGGGTTGAGTGTAATCTTATATACTCATATTTTAAAAAATCCTGATAGACTTCAAATTTTTCTACTGCATCTACTAAAGCTATTACTGTTTGTTCTTTAAAGAATATACCTGTTCCTGTATCGAAACAAGCGCGAATATCTCGA includes:
- a CDS encoding sugar transferase — translated: MTAQSSLLSGKRYPRKDASASMHTLAKRGQKAKPPKVKPRGFAFQGLNGEFAKRLFDIAFSLSILILFFPIYIILALLIAVSSKGPIFYVQERVGKNYRRFKCIKFRTMVRNADEILVQIMETSPELRQEFDSTFKLKQDPRITKIGHFLRITSLDEFPQFWNVLTGDMSVVGPRPLVAEELPKYGCHIEHILTIRPGITGLWQVSGRNDIPYPRRVQIDLHYVKFRNFWLDLWIILKTIDVVIMPKNNGAY